The sequence TAAGCATAACCTCCGATTGTTAAACCGATTAAAGAAGTAGCAGAAAATAAAGCACCAATTTTTGATCATTTTGTTAATTTCATTATTTTTCACCTCTTCTTTTAGCTTTACTGATAAAGTAAACAAGATTTCCAATAATTACTAACAGTAACATAATAGCTGCTAAAGCTAAAGATCAAGTTTTAAATTTACCTTCATATAATGCTGTTCCTATTGTTTCTGTATTTGAAACAATTCTTGTGATGATGAAATCATCAAAAGATAAAAAAGTTGTAATAATAAATACAAAGACAATTGAAGGCATCATATAAATAAAATATGTTTTAAATCAGGTTTTAAAAGGTCCATAACCTAAATCTTGAGATGCTTCCATCAATGATTGAGAAAATTTATCGCTACGAGGCAGCATAAATAAAATTCCATATGGTAAACACATAATTGAATGTGAAACAATAGCTCTTCATAGACCTTCTTCAGAAGCTAGAAGACTTCCAAAAAGAATAGAAAGCACAATTGAAAGACCAACAGCTGTAATAATATCAGGGTTTATTAAAGGAATTGAAGAAGTTCCATTAATAACGCTTTTTACCATTCTAGATCTTTGTTTTCAAATTGAATAAACAGTAATTAATGAAATTACAATGACAATTAAAGATACAGACATTGCAATAATGAACGAATTAATAAATTTGTTAATTAATTCATCTTCAAATAAATTAGCTCACCCAGCTCAAGTTGTTTTGTTTCATGCATTTAATGAAACATCACCTTTAGTAGATTCGGCATTGAATGAGTAGACAGTTCCAAAAATGATTGGAATATAGAAAATTATTAAAATAATTCAAACATATGATTTTTTTAATATTTCTTTGGAAGTGATAAAATCTCAAATTTTAGACATTTTTCATTCTCCTTAGTTTAGTAATTAAATAAGGAACTAAAAAAGTTAGTGAGTAAGCACCAATTAAAATAATTGTAGTAATAACTACTAAAGTAGAAGCTGTAGCAATATCGAATTTACTTGTTGGATTTGAGAAATAATTAATTAAATTTCCAATCATCTGATTTTGTGAACCATTAGGTAATAATTTGTCTGAAATTGCCACAGATGAAGCAGCCATTAAAAATACCATACCAATTCCAGTAAACATCGCCTTTAGTGAGTAAGGTAAAACAACTTTAATTAAAGTTTGAAATTTGTTGTAACCTAAATCTTGAGATGCTTCAATAATGTTTTTTGGCATATCACGAAATACTGTGTATAGCGGAATTATCATAAAAGGTAAGTTTAAAAAAACTAAACCAATTGCCATAAATCATTCACTAGTGATTGTATCTTCACCCAGCATTACTGTAAAAAGACCTCTCAATGACAATAATTTTGAAATTGTGAAAATAATTAATGGTGAAACAATTAAAGAAATGCCATAAATTTGAAAAAATTTTGATTTTGATGTTGAAACAAAAAAGGCATAAGGTACTGCAATTATTAAACAAATAAATGAAGCAATAAACCCTAATTTAACACTTCTTCACATAATTCATCATGTATTTGATTGTGAAACTACATATCATTGGTTAAATGATTCTTGATTTTGATCAACATCAACTTTTGAAATTGCTGTTACAAAAATTAATACAGTAGGTAAAATGATAAAAATGATAGCAATAATAATATAAGGAATTGAAAGTAATAAACGGGGATTATATGAAATTTTTTCTTTGAAATAAGAAATAAGATTAAAGTTCATCTTTTTCAAATCCTTTGTGATCTTTTTGCATTACATGTAATGAGTCAATATCCCAGTTTATTTTTACATTTTCACCAATTTTATAATTTTCAGTTGTTTCGATATAGAAAGTTTGTGCAGCAGTTTTAACGTCAATAAAATAATATGAACCTTTGTAAACTGACTTAACAACTTCCCCATCAAAGTAACCTTTTGTTTTAGAAATTTTTAAGTCTTCTGGACGAATTAGACAATCAACTTCTTCATTTGGTTTAAATTCAGTGTGAATTGTTGGAATTTCTTTTCCTAAAAGCAAAACTTTTTTGTCACCTAAAAATTTTGCTGAAAATAAGTTTGAATCACCAATAAAATTAGCTACTCATTTATTGACAGGATAATCATAAATTGTTTTTGGATCATCAAATTGTTCTATTTCTCCATCTCGAATAATTGCAACTCTATCTGATAGTTCTAAAGCTTCATCTTGATCATGAGTAATAAAAATAAAAGTAATTCCCATTTTTTGTTGAATTGATCTTAACAATTGTTGCATTTTTTGACGAATTTTAGCATCTAAAGCTGATAATGGTTCATCTAATAATAAAATATTTGGCTCAATAACTAAAGAACGAGCTAAAGCGACACGTTGACGCATACCACCAGATAGTTCACTAATGCTTTTATTTTCGCTCCCTGTAAGACCTACAAGATCAATCATTTTTGTAATTTCATCTTGCATTTCTTTTTTAGTAATTTTTCTTGTTAAATATTTTTTATAAAAACTTTCTTCCTTGGCGAAAGGATAGTTTTCTCAATGTGAATATTTAAAATCTGAATCATCTAATCAAGATTGGTATTTTTGTATTTTTCTTTTTGGTAAAGTTTTATCTTTTAAAGCTGATTCATATTCATCTTGTAATTTTTCAATTTGAGCAATCTTCTCTTGAGCTTTTTGTTGTCATTTAGTTTTTAGTTGTTCTAATTTTTTATAGATTGCAGGATCAACGTTTTCTTTTGGATATCTTTTCAATTTCAATCCATATTTAATATTTCCCGAAACATCTAAATGTGAAAATAAAGCATAATCTTGAAAAATTGTGGAAATATTCCTTTTGTATGGAGGTAAATCTTTAATGTCTAAACCATTAATTTTAATTTCACCACGTGTAGTTCATTCAAAACCACCAAGTAATCTTAAAATAGTAGTTTTACCTGAACCTGAAGGACCTAAAATAGTAACAAATTCGCCCTTTTTAATTTTTAAATTAATATTGTTTAAAACTCTTTTATCTTTGAATTCTTTAACAACATCAACCAGGTTGATTAAGTATTTTTCCTCATTAGTATTTTTCTTTTTCTTAACAATTTCTTCATTCATTATTTTTTAATCCCTTCTGCTGTTAAGTTTTATTTAATTAGAAAACCAAAAAATTAATTAAAAATTAATTAATTTTTTAATCTGTAAAAATAAAGTTAATTATAAAAACCTGTAAATTTAATTACTAGGCAGCAGTCTGGAGAAATTTATCAAAAATATCCTGATGAGTTTCTGTATGAAAAAAAGGAAGATTTACATAAGATAAATAAAATACAAAAATATAAAATCTATTACTGTATTTCTTTCATTTTTTTAAAAGTTCTTTTTTCATATTAGTGGAAATTATACAAAAATAAACTTTAAATTTAATTAAAAAATAAACTTTTTAACAGTTAAAGATTTATATATTTTTAGTTTTTTTATTAATTATATTTTGTGAATGATAATTTTTTTTCAATATCTTTAATTATTTGATTTTTACTTAAAAATCATGTGTTTTCTGTGATTCTATAAAGTGGATATCCTTTGGCGATCAAAAAATCTTGTTTTTTTCTATCTTCAATTAATTGATTAATTCTATTATGTGAGATAAATAGATCTAATTCGATAGCTAAAATAATTTTTTTTGTATTTTTTTCAAATAAAACCAAATCTAAATCATAAGAACCAATAGGGTAATTTGCTTCTATGTCAATGTTATTTGCAAAATCTTGAATTTGCATTCATTTAAATATTTGTTTTTCTAAATTACGTTTTGAAGCTTTCACTGCATTCGCTTTTTGAATAATTGCATAAGTTTTTCGCTTTTTAGATTCCATTTCTAAATATTCAAGTCAATTTTTAAATACACCTAAATTCAAATTATTTTCATTTAAAATAATTTCTTTAGAATTAATTGATTTAATAACTATCATTTTTGATTTTGCACGAGTAATTGCAACATTTAAAGCAAAACGACCGCTTTTTGTCATTACATAAACACTATTTAATTTTGTTGTTTTGTCATAACAAACAGAGATAATTACCAACTCTGCTTCATCACCTTGAATGTTTTCGATATTTTTAACACTTAATCTATCTTCATAAATTGCATTTTCTAATTTAGGATGATTAGATAAGATTTTTTCCATGATCAGTTGTTGTTGTTTGCTATTGAAGATTAGCAAAATAATACTATTATATTTATCAATATTTTCATTTGCAACTTCAATTATTTTATCAGCCTCAATTTCATTAATTGACTGTTCTCATTTTCCATTAGCTTCAATCACTTCAATGGAATTAGTTTGAATTTTTTGAACATGATCTAAAGCTTTTAAATTTTCTTCATAAAAATTTTTGGAAGAAAATAATACAAGTTCTGAATTTGCAGAACGATAGTTCATTTCTAAATTATATTTGGGGATTGACTGTAATTTAGCTCAATCTAATAATGATTCAATTTCATTAATTTCATTTTTTTCATCATCTTCTTGAAATCTTGAACCAAATCAGTTTGAAGGTTGCATTTGTTTATCATCCCCTGCAACAATAACATTTTGGCAAATCGAAATATAAGGAATAGCTTTTTCAAAAAATAACTGTGAAGCCTCATCGAAAATAACAAAATCAAATGCATCATTTTTAAAATCAATATAAGGTGCTAATTGCTCTGGAGTACCAACAATAATAGGAAATAAATCTTTTAAAATATCACTAAATAATTTGATAAAAATCTGTGGGTTAGTAAAGGCTCTTTCTGCACGACCAACAAAAGATTTAAAAGTCTTTTTGTATTCTTTGTCAGTAGCTAATTTATCCTCTACTTTAGCTTTGCTAATCGCAGAAATGGTTTCAATTATTTGTTTAATATCATTTTTTTGAACATTATCAATTTTTTTACCTTTTTCTCATCATAGACTGTAGTATGTGTCATGTAAATAATATTGAAAATATGTATCATATTGCTCTTCATCAATTTGATAAAGTAATTCAAAATCTTGTTTCTTAAATGAAGAAAAAGCATTAATAGTCTTAATCTGTTCAATTATTTTTCATTTTTTCTTAAAGGATTTTTCATAAAAAGCAAGTTTTAAAAATTTAATTTCTAGGCGAACTTTTTCCAGTTTTCTGGCAAGTTCTATTTTTGAAATATTTTTATCATTTCAATATTCAAAAAATTTTTCTTTTGAATCAAAAGTAGCAAGTAACTTATAAATTGTTTTAACATCATCATTAAAAACAGAATTTTGAAATTTTTGTCCTATTTTCGCATTATAAAGTTTTAAAAGTTGAGTGAATGCATTATATCCATCTTCGTCAAAATTTTGATTAACATTTAATTTTGTTTTTGAATATTCTACTTCAATTGAATTTAAAAAAGGTTGACCATAAATTGGTTTATCTAAAAATTCTTTATTTAGTTTAATTTGTTGAATTCTTTGCTGAATAATGCTATAA comes from Mycoplasma iguanae and encodes:
- a CDS encoding ABC transporter permease yields the protein MSKIWDFITSKEILKKSYVWIILIIFYIPIIFGTVYSFNAESTKGDVSLNAWNKTTWAGWANLFEDELINKFINSFIIAMSVSLIVIVISLITVYSIWKQRSRMVKSVINGTSSIPLINPDIITAVGLSIVLSILFGSLLASEEGLWRAIVSHSIMCLPYGILFMLPRSDKFSQSLMEASQDLGYGPFKTWFKTYFIYMMPSIVFVFIITTFLSFDDFIITRIVSNTETIGTALYEGKFKTWSLALAAIMLLLVIIGNLVYFISKAKRRGEK
- a CDS encoding ABC transporter permease, whose product is MNFNLISYFKEKISYNPRLLLSIPYIIIAIIFIILPTVLIFVTAISKVDVDQNQESFNQWYVVSQSNTWWIMWRSVKLGFIASFICLIIAVPYAFFVSTSKSKFFQIYGISLIVSPLIIFTISKLLSLRGLFTVMLGEDTITSEWFMAIGLVFLNLPFMIIPLYTVFRDMPKNIIEASQDLGYNKFQTLIKVVLPYSLKAMFTGIGMVFLMAASSVAISDKLLPNGSQNQMIGNLINYFSNPTSKFDIATASTLVVITTIILIGAYSLTFLVPYLITKLRRMKNV
- a CDS encoding AAA domain-containing protein; this translates as MSLFETSSSQDKKNISSKNFNKYKKILNNLLYFTQSDNAVHTKIKGINIDLSKILSKRDLEKIFTKSEFKIKITQNPLETLLENLEKVGNETELAEFLDDNLLTFSNRLKKEAKKDLLAAKEEIKNRIIKDKNIFLKRWKTNILSVKNIYDELGIWPLFVSSFFVQHNSSKTFFYAPLLFKEVEILIEDNLVYLVSKNSALILNDKISFLAHEHFSLDIPKIKSIENISFSEAIDELLIETNEYFQKLTPNINFMSEFISMNMKSDLPKTDEIIIYPGIVLNSAMPSGGKLREAVIDLIKEDQIENLVNIDLLKDYSDDANQKVLNLNPLTRIIPTDISQEAAILAAMDHSSIIIGPPGTGKSQTIANILANILARKQTGLFISQKKVALDVVLKRMFDLETLMLPFSNIQKGNKKDKEKFYSIIQQRIQQIKLNKEFLDKPIYGQPFLNSIEVEYSKTKLNVNQNFDEDGYNAFTQLLKLYNAKIGQKFQNSVFNDDVKTIYKLLATFDSKEKFFEYWNDKNISKIELARKLEKVRLEIKFLKLAFYEKSFKKKWKIIEQIKTINAFSSFKKQDFELLYQIDEEQYDTYFQYYLHDTYYSLWWEKGKKIDNVQKNDIKQIIETISAISKAKVEDKLATDKEYKKTFKSFVGRAERAFTNPQIFIKLFSDILKDLFPIIVGTPEQLAPYIDFKNDAFDFVIFDEASQLFFEKAIPYISICQNVIVAGDDKQMQPSNWFGSRFQEDDEKNEINEIESLLDWAKLQSIPKYNLEMNYRSANSELVLFSSKNFYEENLKALDHVQKIQTNSIEVIEANGKWEQSINEIEADKIIEVANENIDKYNSIILLIFNSKQQQLIMEKILSNHPKLENAIYEDRLSVKNIENIQGDEAELVIISVCYDKTTKLNSVYVMTKSGRFALNVAITRAKSKMIVIKSINSKEIILNENNLNLGVFKNWLEYLEMESKKRKTYAIIQKANAVKASKRNLEKQIFKWMQIQDFANNIDIEANYPIGSYDLDLVLFEKNTKKIILAIELDLFISHNRINQLIEDRKKQDFLIAKGYPLYRITENTWFLSKNQIIKDIEKKLSFTKYN
- a CDS encoding ABC transporter ATP-binding protein — protein: MNEEIVKKKKNTNEEKYLINLVDVVKEFKDKRVLNNINLKIKKGEFVTILGPSGSGKTTILRLLGGFEWTTRGEIKINGLDIKDLPPYKRNISTIFQDYALFSHLDVSGNIKYGLKLKRYPKENVDPAIYKKLEQLKTKWQQKAQEKIAQIEKLQDEYESALKDKTLPKRKIQKYQSWLDDSDFKYSHWENYPFAKEESFYKKYLTRKITKKEMQDEITKMIDLVGLTGSENKSISELSGGMRQRVALARSLVIEPNILLLDEPLSALDAKIRQKMQQLLRSIQQKMGITFIFITHDQDEALELSDRVAIIRDGEIEQFDDPKTIYDYPVNKWVANFIGDSNLFSAKFLGDKKVLLLGKEIPTIHTEFKPNEEVDCLIRPEDLKISKTKGYFDGEVVKSVYKGSYYFIDVKTAAQTFYIETTENYKIGENVKINWDIDSLHVMQKDHKGFEKDEL